One Eurosta solidaginis isolate ZX-2024a chromosome 5, ASM4086904v1, whole genome shotgun sequence DNA segment encodes these proteins:
- the LOC137253635 gene encoding uncharacterized protein, with the protein MPRIMIKGGVWRNTEDEILKAAVMKYGKNQRSRIASLLHRKSAKRCKARWYEWLDPSIKKTEWSREEDEKQPPAPVTGKYQQPQQYDQAQRRLDPDQIPNPMSVIIENQKNAGGAFITNEQGLLPPLVTTKYVVEDQGNSSPRYVRSSLYCIPATADLLKTTALSSTLAVSPMARTVEGEYEPPIVNFGELGAIRCNRCKAHMQLVDAGRRFQCLMCKCQLHISNIWATPDSVSINMNVLNLYWVHEYLCKKCLGTDSSQGKPQVISNINASHSIVDAVRTTLGSRSMDKHIVDSSGKATISNDGATIMKLLIKNLIDIAKSQDAEVGDGTTSVVL; encoded by the exons atgccgcgaattatgataaaaggtggtgtgtggagaaacactgag gatgaaatcctcaaagcagctgtaatgaaatatggcaaaaaccagcggtcacgtattgcatcactgctgcaccgcaaatctgccaagcgatgtaaggcacgctggtacgaatggcttgatcctagcataaagaagacagaatggtcacgggaggaggatgaaaag caaccacctgcacctgttactggtaaatatcaacagccgcaacagtatgatcaagcccaacgccgtttagatcccgatcagataccAAATCCGAtgagcgttatcattgaaaatcaaaaaaacgctggtggtgcttttattactaatgaacagggtttattaccaccattggtgaccacaaaatatgtggtagaagatcagggtaactcctcgccacgttacgttag gtcgtctttgtattgcatacctgcaacagctgatttattaaaaacaacagctttgtccagtACACTtgccgtctcaccaatggcacgcacggttgagggtgaatatgagccacccattgtaaattttggtgaattgggtgcaattagatgtaatcgttgcaaggctcatatgcaacttgtagatgctggtcgtcgtttccaatgtctaatgtgtaaa tgccaactgcatatttccaacatttgggccacaccggacagcgtgtcgataaatatgaacgtcctgaacttgtattgggtacatgagtatttgtgtaaaaaatgtttgggtaccgatagctctcaaggtaaacctcaagtcatatccaacatcaatgcctcgcattcaattgtggacgctgtacgcactacattgggttcacgtagtatggacaagcatattgttgattccagtggtaaggccacaatttcaaatgatggggcaacaattatgaaactattaattaaaaatctaatcgacatcgccaaatctcaagatgctgag gtcggcgatggcaccacttcagtagtactttaa